A stretch of the Pseudomonas helvetica genome encodes the following:
- the pseB gene encoding UDP-N-acetylglucosamine 4,6-dehydratase (inverting): MFNGKSIFISGGTGSFGRMFIRRLLEQYQPKRVVVFSRDELKQYEMQQTFNAPCMRYFLGDVRDAERLRQAMRGIDYVVHAAALKQVPAAEYNPTECIRTNVNGAENIIAAAIDNGVKKVVALSTDKAASPINLYGATKLLSDKLFVAANNIAGDQQTRFAVVRYGNVAGSRGSVVPFFSKLIAEDAKELPITDERMTRFWITLDHGVQFVLDSFARMHGGEVFVPKIPSIRIVDLARGMAEHMPHKVVGIRPGEKLHELMVPLDDARMTLEFEDHYTIEPSIRFTHVDIDFSLDGVGEQGRRVSEDFEYRSDTNSHFLSVGQIAELHAGLSA, from the coding sequence ATGTTCAACGGTAAATCGATTTTCATCTCCGGCGGCACCGGTTCGTTCGGGCGCATGTTCATCCGGCGTTTGCTCGAGCAGTACCAGCCCAAACGGGTGGTGGTGTTCTCGCGCGACGAACTCAAGCAGTACGAGATGCAGCAAACCTTCAATGCACCGTGCATGCGTTACTTTTTGGGCGATGTGCGCGATGCCGAGCGTTTGCGTCAGGCGATGCGCGGGATCGATTACGTGGTGCATGCCGCTGCCCTGAAACAGGTGCCTGCGGCGGAATACAACCCCACTGAATGCATTCGTACCAACGTCAATGGCGCAGAAAATATCATCGCTGCTGCCATCGATAACGGTGTGAAGAAAGTCGTTGCACTGTCCACCGACAAGGCGGCCAGCCCGATCAACCTGTACGGTGCGACCAAGCTGCTCTCGGACAAGTTGTTCGTGGCGGCGAACAACATCGCCGGTGATCAGCAAACCCGGTTTGCGGTGGTGCGCTACGGCAATGTGGCCGGGTCACGCGGCTCGGTGGTGCCGTTCTTCAGCAAACTGATCGCCGAGGACGCGAAAGAACTGCCGATTACCGACGAGCGCATGACCCGCTTCTGGATCACTCTCGATCACGGTGTGCAGTTCGTGCTCGACAGCTTCGCGCGGATGCATGGCGGGGAGGTTTTCGTGCCGAAGATTCCGTCGATCCGCATTGTCGACCTGGCACGCGGCATGGCTGAGCATATGCCGCACAAAGTCGTCGGGATTCGTCCGGGTGAAAAGCTCCATGAATTGATGGTGCCGCTGGATGACGCACGGATGACCCTGGAATTCGAGGACCACTACACCATCGAACCGTCGATTCGTTTTACTCACGTCGACATTGATTTTTCGCTGGACGGCGTGGGTGAGCAGGGACGGCGCGTGAGCGAAGACTTCGAGTACCGCTCCGACACCAACTCGCATTTCCTCTCGGTCGGACAGATCGCCGAGTTACACGCTGGGTTATCGGCATGA
- the pseC gene encoding UDP-4-amino-4,6-dideoxy-N-acetyl-beta-L-altrosamine transaminase — MIPYGRQSLDQADIDAVVAVLQSDWLTQGPTIERFEQAMAQRCQADYAVAVCNATAALHIACLAAGLGPGDRLWTTPNTFLASANCGRYCGAEVDFVDIDPLTWNLDAYALKAKLETAEDNGTLPKVLVAVAFSGQSCDLRMIAELAERYGFTVIEDASHAVGASYAGRPVGCGEFAAMTVFSFHPVKIITSAEGGMVLTNRRDLAERLQRLRSHGMTRDPEQMTEASHGPWYYQQVELGFNYRITDLQAALGLSQLNKLDDFIERRRELAARYDRLLAYLPLTLPSAQPEAESAWHLYVVRLQLDRINLSHRQVFEGLRAAGVGVNLHYIPVHLQPYYRDLGFAEGDFPQAERYYAEAISLPLFPLLSDEQQDYVVEQLRRLTE; from the coding sequence ATGATTCCTTACGGTCGGCAAAGCCTGGATCAGGCGGACATCGACGCCGTGGTTGCCGTGTTGCAGTCTGACTGGCTGACTCAAGGGCCGACCATCGAGCGTTTCGAACAGGCCATGGCCCAGCGCTGCCAGGCGGATTATGCGGTGGCGGTGTGTAATGCCACAGCGGCCTTGCACATTGCTTGTCTGGCGGCGGGGCTCGGGCCAGGCGATCGCTTGTGGACCACGCCGAATACCTTTTTGGCCTCGGCCAATTGCGGTCGTTATTGCGGCGCCGAGGTGGACTTTGTCGATATTGACCCGCTGACCTGGAACCTCGATGCCTACGCCCTGAAAGCGAAGCTGGAAACGGCAGAGGACAACGGCACGCTGCCTAAAGTGCTGGTAGCGGTGGCGTTCTCCGGGCAGAGCTGCGACCTGCGCATGATCGCCGAACTGGCCGAGCGCTATGGCTTCACAGTGATTGAGGATGCGTCCCACGCGGTGGGTGCGTCTTATGCCGGGCGTCCGGTGGGGTGTGGTGAGTTCGCGGCGATGACGGTGTTCAGCTTCCATCCGGTGAAAATCATTACCAGTGCCGAAGGTGGCATGGTCCTGACCAATCGCCGGGACCTGGCCGAGCGCCTGCAACGCCTGCGCAGCCACGGCATGACTCGCGATCCCGAGCAAATGACCGAAGCCAGTCACGGTCCCTGGTACTACCAGCAGGTGGAACTGGGCTTCAACTACCGCATCACCGACCTGCAAGCGGCCCTCGGGCTGTCGCAGTTGAACAAGCTGGATGACTTCATCGAGCGCCGGCGTGAGTTGGCGGCGCGTTATGACCGTTTGCTGGCGTACCTGCCATTGACCTTGCCCAGCGCTCAGCCCGAGGCCGAGTCGGCATGGCATCTGTATGTGGTGCGTCTGCAACTCGATCGTATCAACCTCAGTCATCGACAGGTGTTTGAAGGCCTGCGAGCGGCCGGGGTAGGGGTGAATCTGCACTATATTCCGGTGCATTTACAGCCGTACTATCGGGACCTGGGTTTCGCCGAAGGTGATTTCCCGCAGGCCGAGCGTTACTACGCGGAGGCCATCAGCCTGCCGCTGTTTCCGTTACTCAGCGACGAACAGCAGGACTACGTGGTCGAGCAATTGCGCCGGCTGACCGAATAA
- a CDS encoding pseudaminic acid biosynthesis-associated methylase → MRELSEQEKFWQGDFGNQYIDRNVGQPLVAANLALFAKALTRAGRIESLVELGTNAGNNLQALRQLLPQSELFGVEINASACAQAQALGIAQIWHGSLFDFPLERTFDLTLSKGVLIHLAPQLLPAAYAQLYELSRRYILIAEYYNPAPVEVSYRGNSGKLFKRDFAGEMLDRYDDLQLLDYGFGYHRDPQFPVDDVTWFLLEKRR, encoded by the coding sequence ATGCGCGAACTCAGTGAGCAGGAAAAATTCTGGCAAGGCGATTTCGGTAACCAGTACATCGACCGCAACGTCGGCCAGCCGTTGGTGGCGGCCAACCTGGCCTTGTTTGCCAAGGCTCTGACCCGGGCCGGGCGTATCGAAAGCCTGGTGGAGCTTGGCACCAATGCCGGCAATAACCTGCAGGCGCTGCGTCAGTTGTTGCCGCAGAGCGAGCTGTTTGGCGTGGAGATCAATGCCAGCGCGTGCGCCCAGGCGCAGGCGCTGGGGATTGCGCAGATCTGGCACGGTTCGTTGTTCGATTTTCCCCTCGAACGCACCTTCGACCTGACCCTGAGTAAAGGCGTGCTGATTCACCTGGCACCGCAGCTGCTGCCAGCGGCCTATGCGCAGCTGTATGAACTGAGTCGGCGCTACATCCTGATCGCCGAGTACTACAACCCGGCGCCGGTCGAGGTGTCGTATCGCGGTAACAGCGGCAAGCTGTTCAAGCGCGATTTTGCCGGTGAAATGCTTGATCGCTATGATGACTTGCAACTGCTGGATTACGGGTTTGGTTACCACCGCGACCCGCAATTTCCGGTGGATGATGTCACCTGGTTTCTTCTGGAAAAACGCCGTTGA
- the pseF gene encoding pseudaminic acid cytidylyltransferase, producing MSNVAIIPARGGSKRIPRKNLKPFDGVPMIVRSIKTALDSGLFAQVLVSTDDDEIADLARASGAQVPFMRPAALADDFTGTAAVIVHALEELHRQGSDFDYACCIYATAPLLQTRFLQQGLQRLELHPDKSFAFSVCDFGFPVQRALTLDDQGALSALYPEFRNTRSQDLPPAYQDAGQFYWGRSSAWLRGDVLYSTRSLPVILPRYLVQDIDTLEDWKRAEYLYAALKAGGELQ from the coding sequence TTGAGCAACGTCGCCATCATCCCGGCCCGCGGTGGCAGCAAACGCATACCGCGCAAGAACCTCAAGCCGTTCGACGGCGTGCCGATGATTGTCCGTTCGATCAAAACCGCTCTCGATTCGGGGTTGTTCGCCCAGGTACTGGTCAGCACTGACGATGATGAAATCGCCGACCTGGCCCGCGCCAGTGGTGCGCAGGTACCGTTTATGCGCCCGGCGGCGCTGGCTGATGACTTCACCGGCACCGCGGCGGTGATTGTCCATGCACTGGAAGAACTGCATCGACAGGGCAGTGACTTTGATTACGCCTGTTGCATTTACGCCACCGCGCCTCTGCTGCAAACGCGGTTTCTGCAACAGGGTTTGCAGCGGCTGGAACTGCACCCGGACAAGTCGTTCGCGTTCTCGGTGTGCGACTTCGGTTTTCCGGTGCAGCGTGCCCTGACCCTTGACGATCAGGGCGCCTTGAGCGCGTTGTACCCGGAATTTCGTAATACGCGCTCCCAGGATTTGCCGCCGGCCTATCAGGACGCCGGGCAGTTCTATTGGGGCCGCAGCAGTGCCTGGTTGCGCGGCGATGTGTTGTATTCAACCCGGAGTTTGCCGGTGATCCTGCCGCGCTATCTGGTGCAAGACATCGACACCCTCGAAGACTGGAAGCGCGCCGAGTACCTGTACGCTGCACTGAAGGCTGGCGGTGAATTGCAATGA
- the pseG gene encoding UDP-2,4-diacetamido-2,4,6-trideoxy-beta-L-altropyranose hydrolase: MRVLIRADASPTIGSGHIARCLTLARALRRMGAHVAFACRRLPGHRLDSLAAEGFETFALPERYPDEDPLQAIESLLPWQADIAALGQVLEQQAAFDWIIADHYGLDHHWQTAARRWAPRIGAVDDLATRTYSVDLLLNQNLSGTPEAYASLLAPGCQTLLGPRFAMLRDEFCCPAIEIKPRAKRVLVNFGGFDAAKQTHHAMLALSDFPELQVDFVAGADNPAWEQMQVLAASRPNWRLQRFVSDFYRLMTEADLFVGAGGGTSWERAAMGLPTICIAVSNNQQANGEVMATSGAHVFLGAREQVSVEQLRQAIGFVTGNQGLRQSLAERSRQLVDGRGAQRVAAALVGAVLPVRKATQNDARLLFDGRNAEAVRRWSQDNCSIDWQAHQAWLAASLSNEQCLLLIAEAGDGPVGVLRYDLEGVSAEVSIYLFGGRFGLGWGRALLARGEAFVTAHWPQVRTITAQVLPANRSSLSLFREAGFTQSACVFTRVLKEHRHD, from the coding sequence ATGAGAGTGCTGATCCGTGCCGACGCCTCGCCGACCATTGGCAGCGGCCATATCGCCCGCTGCCTGACCCTGGCCAGAGCCTTGCGCCGGATGGGCGCGCACGTGGCGTTCGCCTGTCGACGGTTGCCTGGGCATCGGCTCGACAGTCTCGCCGCTGAAGGCTTTGAAACCTTTGCGCTGCCGGAGCGCTATCCCGACGAAGACCCGCTGCAAGCCATCGAGAGCCTGCTGCCGTGGCAGGCAGACATCGCCGCGCTGGGACAAGTGCTAGAGCAGCAGGCGGCTTTCGACTGGATCATTGCCGACCATTACGGCCTCGATCACCACTGGCAGACCGCCGCCCGCCGTTGGGCGCCACGGATCGGCGCAGTGGATGATCTGGCGACGCGCACCTATAGCGTCGATCTGTTGCTCAACCAGAATCTTTCCGGCACGCCAGAGGCCTATGCTTCGCTGCTTGCCCCCGGATGCCAGACATTGCTTGGCCCGCGCTTCGCCATGTTGCGCGATGAATTCTGCTGTCCGGCGATTGAAATCAAACCTCGGGCCAAACGCGTATTGGTGAACTTCGGGGGCTTCGATGCGGCGAAGCAGACTCACCATGCAATGCTCGCGTTGAGCGATTTCCCTGAGCTGCAAGTCGACTTCGTCGCCGGTGCCGACAACCCGGCGTGGGAGCAGATGCAGGTGCTGGCGGCCAGTCGCCCGAACTGGCGTTTGCAGCGTTTTGTCAGCGATTTTTACCGGCTGATGACCGAAGCCGACCTGTTTGTCGGTGCCGGTGGCGGCACCAGTTGGGAGCGGGCGGCCATGGGGCTGCCGACGATTTGCATTGCGGTGTCGAATAATCAGCAGGCCAATGGCGAGGTCATGGCGACTTCGGGCGCCCATGTGTTCCTGGGCGCGCGGGAGCAGGTCAGCGTCGAGCAACTGCGCCAGGCCATCGGTTTTGTCACAGGTAATCAGGGCCTGCGCCAGAGTCTGGCCGAACGCTCCCGGCAACTGGTCGATGGCCGTGGTGCGCAACGGGTCGCGGCGGCGCTGGTCGGTGCGGTGCTGCCGGTGCGCAAGGCAACGCAGAATGATGCGCGCCTGTTGTTCGATGGCCGTAATGCCGAGGCGGTACGGCGCTGGTCGCAGGACAACTGCAGCATCGACTGGCAAGCACACCAGGCCTGGCTGGCCGCGAGTTTGAGCAATGAGCAGTGCTTGCTGTTGATTGCCGAGGCCGGTGATGGCCCGGTTGGCGTGTTGCGCTACGACCTTGAAGGGGTGAGCGCCGAAGTCTCGATTTATTTGTTCGGAGGTCGTTTCGGCCTGGGCTGGGGCAGGGCGCTGCTGGCCCGTGGCGAAGCCTTCGTGACGGCCCATTGGCCGCAAGTACGCACCATCACCGCGCAGGTGTTGCCTGCCAACCGGTCGTCGCTGAGCCTGTTTCGCGAAGCCGGTTTTACCCAGAGCGCTTGTGTGTTCACGCGCGTATTGAAGGAACACAGACATGACTAA
- the pseI gene encoding pseudaminic acid synthase, giving the protein MTNFKIGDRMIGADAPPFIIAEMSGNHNQSLDVALQIVEAAARAGAHALKLQTYTAETMTLDLDQGEFFIKDPNSLWVGTSLYALYEKAHTPWEWHAPIFARAKELGMLAFSTPFDDTAVDFLESLDVPAYKIASFENTDLPLIRRVAATGKPLIISTGMASIAELDETVRAARAAGCKDLVLLKCTSTYPATPANSNVRTIPHLRELFGCEVGLSDHSMGVGVSVAAVALGATVVEKHFTLDRAAGGVDASFSLEPAELASLVVETERAWQAMGRVHYGVTDAEQKSLVYRRSLYVAQDMAAGEVFTSQNLRAIRPGLGLAPKHAESIIGRRARGPLKRGTALAWSLIE; this is encoded by the coding sequence ATGACTAACTTCAAGATTGGCGACCGGATGATCGGTGCCGATGCGCCGCCATTCATCATCGCCGAGATGAGCGGCAACCATAATCAGTCGCTGGACGTTGCGTTGCAGATCGTCGAGGCTGCGGCCAGGGCCGGCGCGCATGCCTTGAAATTACAAACCTACACCGCCGAGACCATGACTCTGGACCTGGATCAAGGTGAGTTTTTCATCAAGGACCCCAATAGCCTGTGGGTCGGCACTTCGTTGTATGCGCTGTATGAGAAGGCGCATACGCCGTGGGAATGGCACGCGCCGATCTTTGCCCGAGCCAAAGAGTTGGGCATGCTGGCGTTCTCGACGCCGTTCGATGACACCGCCGTGGATTTTCTCGAAAGTCTCGACGTGCCGGCCTACAAGATCGCCAGTTTCGAGAACACTGACCTGCCGTTGATTCGTCGAGTCGCCGCCACTGGCAAGCCACTGATCATTTCCACCGGCATGGCCAGCATTGCCGAGCTGGATGAAACCGTGCGTGCGGCACGTGCGGCCGGCTGCAAGGACCTGGTGCTGCTCAAATGCACCAGCACCTACCCGGCCACGCCGGCCAACAGCAATGTGCGAACCATCCCGCACCTGCGCGAGCTGTTTGGTTGCGAAGTGGGGCTGTCCGATCATTCGATGGGTGTCGGGGTCTCGGTGGCGGCGGTGGCCCTTGGGGCGACGGTGGTGGAAAAACACTTCACCCTGGACCGGGCTGCCGGAGGCGTCGACGCGAGTTTCTCGCTGGAGCCGGCCGAGCTGGCCAGCCTGGTGGTCGAGACCGAGCGCGCCTGGCAGGCCATGGGCCGGGTGCATTATGGCGTCACCGACGCCGAGCAAAAGTCGCTGGTGTACCGTCGTTCGCTGTACGTTGCCCAGGACATGGCCGCCGGTGAGGTGTTCACGTCACAGAACCTGCGAGCCATTCGCCCGGGGTTGGGACTGGCACCCAAACACGCTGAAAGCATTATCGGACGACGTGCACGCGGGCCTTTAAAGCGCGGCACAGCGCTGGCCTGGTCGCTGATCGAATGA
- a CDS encoding ketoacyl-ACP synthase III produces MIGIKSIASYVPVAGVDNYAQGAKFEKDEEFILGKIGSAFLPRKDAGQETSDLCVEAVNTLFANNPTLKRESIDVLIVVTQNGDEEGLPHTAAIVQDKLGLPTTVAAFDISLGCSGYVYGIYAIKGFMEAAGLKNGLLVTADPYSKIVDPEDRNTTMLFGDAATATWMGEDAPWQLGKAKFGTDGSGAPHLKVTDGVFFMNGRQVFNFALLKVPAHLHELLDESGLHADDIDAFCIHQGSAAIVDAVARRFEGDPEKFIKDMVETGNTVSSSIPLLLEKHVLDAKWKRVALSGFGVGLSWGSAIIYRP; encoded by the coding sequence ATGATTGGCATAAAGAGCATTGCGAGCTACGTACCTGTAGCCGGCGTGGACAATTACGCACAAGGTGCAAAATTCGAAAAGGATGAGGAATTCATCCTGGGCAAGATCGGTTCCGCTTTCCTGCCGCGTAAAGACGCCGGGCAGGAAACTTCGGACCTGTGTGTCGAAGCGGTCAACACGTTGTTTGCCAACAACCCGACGCTCAAGCGCGAATCGATTGACGTGCTGATCGTTGTTACCCAGAACGGCGACGAAGAAGGTCTGCCGCACACCGCTGCGATCGTTCAGGACAAACTTGGCCTGCCCACCACCGTTGCCGCTTTCGATATCTCCCTGGGCTGCTCCGGCTACGTGTACGGCATCTACGCGATCAAGGGCTTCATGGAAGCCGCAGGCCTGAAGAACGGCCTGTTGGTGACCGCCGACCCTTACTCGAAAATCGTCGACCCCGAAGACCGCAACACCACCATGCTGTTCGGTGATGCCGCCACCGCGACCTGGATGGGCGAAGATGCTCCGTGGCAGTTGGGCAAGGCCAAGTTCGGCACCGACGGTTCTGGTGCACCGCACCTGAAAGTCACTGACGGAGTGTTCTTCATGAACGGTCGTCAAGTGTTCAACTTTGCATTGCTGAAAGTCCCGGCGCATTTGCACGAGCTGCTCGACGAGTCCGGTCTGCACGCCGACGATATCGATGCATTCTGCATTCACCAAGGCAGTGCGGCGATTGTTGACGCCGTGGCGCGGCGTTTTGAAGGTGATCCGGAGAAATTCATCAAGGACATGGTCGAGACCGGTAATACCGTGTCTTCGAGCATTCCGTTGTTGCTGGAAAAACACGTACTTGACGCCAAATGGAAGCGCGTTGCACTGAGCGGTTTTGGTGTGGGGCTCTCGTGGGGCTCGGCGATTATTTATCGCCCATGA
- a CDS encoding 6-hydroxymethylpterin diphosphokinase MptE-like protein, with the protein MSDSVEDNFQVIERRWPALHVRLMTEDSAAVQAELVEGLGSTLSIAGIQLTSRHDRTREARLQAASLPPASEVVHVYGTGLGDLQSVLLENAELQRLYVHILNGAIFSLTLQLLDQRQWLSDPRVELIYAGDLSDIHLPFFALPSEMLLADDFNAKIRDRLISEVHLTFNNREFDPQSPAIIERLEESRELVGSDRDVAELFATCTGREVYVIGTGPSLEQHFDQLRAIRERDQRPLFISVDTAYRPLREHGIRPDLVVSIDRRISFRHLPPEDTGNIPLVYLPMSDPQVLKAWQGTRYVGYSASPVYAAIRQQISKAELYVGGSVIHPAVDLAVKMGADRITLFGADFAFPMNKTHAGWNDGDLGPGVNQAKHWVLDGHGVRVRTQLNFRSYLCELERYIAGHPQVRFFNSSRAGAMIVGTTFNQEFVQ; encoded by the coding sequence ATGAGCGACAGCGTTGAAGACAATTTCCAGGTGATAGAGCGTCGCTGGCCGGCGCTGCATGTACGGTTGATGACTGAAGACAGTGCGGCGGTTCAGGCTGAGCTGGTGGAAGGTTTGGGGTCGACCCTGAGCATTGCCGGTATCCAGCTCACCAGTCGCCATGACCGTACGCGTGAAGCGCGGTTGCAAGCGGCCAGTCTGCCGCCGGCAAGCGAGGTGGTGCATGTCTACGGTACAGGGCTGGGTGACTTGCAGTCAGTACTGCTTGAAAACGCCGAGCTTCAGCGTTTGTACGTGCATATCCTCAATGGCGCGATTTTCTCGTTGACGTTGCAGTTGCTCGATCAGCGGCAGTGGTTGAGTGATCCTCGGGTCGAGTTGATCTATGCCGGCGACTTGTCGGACATCCACCTGCCGTTTTTTGCATTACCGTCCGAGATGCTGCTGGCAGATGATTTCAATGCCAAGATTCGGGATCGGCTGATCAGCGAAGTGCACCTTACCTTCAATAACCGTGAGTTCGATCCGCAGTCTCCAGCGATCATTGAGCGGCTGGAGGAGAGTCGTGAGCTCGTCGGCAGCGATCGCGATGTGGCCGAGTTGTTCGCGACGTGTACCGGTCGGGAAGTCTATGTGATCGGCACAGGGCCAAGCCTTGAGCAGCATTTCGATCAGCTCCGGGCGATACGCGAGCGTGATCAGCGGCCGTTGTTCATCAGTGTCGATACGGCGTACCGCCCATTGCGCGAGCATGGCATCCGGCCGGATCTGGTGGTCAGTATCGACCGACGCATCAGCTTCAGGCACTTGCCGCCCGAGGACACCGGCAACATCCCTTTGGTGTACCTGCCAATGAGCGACCCGCAGGTATTGAAGGCCTGGCAGGGCACGCGTTATGTCGGGTATTCCGCCAGCCCGGTCTATGCCGCTATTCGCCAACAGATCAGCAAGGCTGAACTGTATGTCGGTGGCAGCGTGATCCATCCGGCAGTGGATCTGGCGGTGAAGATGGGCGCGGACCGGATTACCCTGTTCGGTGCCGATTTTGCGTTCCCGATGAACAAAACCCATGCCGGCTGGAACGATGGTGATCTGGGGCCGGGGGTGAACCAGGCCAAGCACTGGGTGCTTGATGGGCATGGGGTGCGGGTCAGGACGCAGTTGAACTTTCGCAGTTATCTGTGTGAACTGGAGCGCTACATCGCCGGGCATCCGCAGGTGCGCTTTTTTAACAGCAGCCGGGCAGGGGCGATGATCGTGGGAACGACGTTCAATCAGGAGTTCGTGCAATGA
- a CDS encoding flagellin domain-containing protein, producing MSLGVNTNVASLSVQKNLNNAANALQTSMTRLSSGLKINSAKDDAAGLQIATRMSSQIRGQTVAIKNANDGISMAQTAEGALQETTNILQRMRELALQARNGTNGTADQSATNAEFTQMSDELTRISQATNLNGKNLLDGSAGSMTLQVGSNTGTANQITLTLSTKFDAVSLSVGSGTTVLTGATSATAATNIDGAITAIDAAIASVGAVRANLGASQNRLTSTISNLQNVNENATAALGRVQDTDFAAETAQLTKQQTLQQASTSVLAQANQLPSAVLKLLQ from the coding sequence ATGTCTTTAGGCGTAAACACTAACGTCGCTTCTCTGTCTGTTCAGAAGAACCTGAACAATGCCGCTAACGCGCTGCAGACCTCCATGACTCGCCTGTCTTCCGGCCTGAAAATCAACAGCGCCAAAGACGACGCTGCTGGCCTGCAGATCGCTACTCGTATGAGCAGCCAGATCCGCGGTCAGACCGTAGCTATCAAAAACGCCAACGACGGCATCTCGATGGCTCAGACTGCTGAAGGCGCTCTGCAAGAGACCACCAACATTCTGCAACGTATGCGTGAACTGGCTCTCCAGGCACGTAACGGCACCAACGGCACTGCTGACCAGTCCGCGACCAACGCGGAATTCACTCAGATGTCCGACGAGCTGACCCGTATTTCCCAGGCCACCAACCTGAACGGCAAAAACCTGCTGGACGGTTCCGCCGGCAGCATGACCCTGCAAGTGGGCTCCAACACCGGTACTGCCAACCAGATCACTCTGACCCTGAGCACCAAGTTCGACGCCGTCAGCCTGTCGGTAGGTAGCGGTACTACTGTTCTGACCGGTGCTACCAGTGCTACTGCTGCTACCAACATCGACGGTGCAATCACCGCAATCGATGCTGCAATCGCCTCTGTTGGTGCTGTTCGTGCAAACCTGGGTGCTTCGCAAAACCGTCTGACCAGCACCATCTCCAACCTGCAGAACGTCAACGAAAACGCCACCGCTGCACTGGGTCGCGTACAAGACACCGACTTCGCAGCAGAAACTGCTCAGCTGACCAAGCAGCAAACCCTGCAGCAAGCTTCCACCTCGGTTCTGGCTCAAGCCAACCAACTGCCTTCCGCTGTACTGAAGCTGCTTCAGTAA
- a CDS encoding flagellar protein FlaG yields the protein MDMSVKLNLSYPTAQPASTTVDKTAAAPRSSSDSVQAVAGSKGADADAQKLKLAVQEIEKFVQSIKRNLEFSIDEASGRVVVKVIATESGEVVRQIPSEEALKLADSLNTASNVLFDAKA from the coding sequence ATGGACATGAGCGTGAAGCTGAACTTGTCTTACCCGACTGCTCAGCCGGCAAGTACGACGGTCGATAAAACGGCTGCAGCACCTCGTAGCAGCAGTGACAGCGTTCAGGCTGTGGCTGGAAGTAAGGGCGCGGACGCGGACGCGCAGAAGTTGAAACTGGCCGTGCAAGAGATCGAGAAGTTCGTACAGTCGATCAAGCGTAACCTGGAGTTCTCTATCGATGAGGCTTCCGGCAGGGTGGTCGTGAAGGTGATTGCCACCGAATCAGGTGAAGTGGTGCGACAAATCCCTTCCGAAGAAGCGTTGAAGCTGGCGGACAGTTTGAATACGGCGAGCAACGTACTGTTCGACGCAAAAGCCTGA